The following are encoded together in the Zingiber officinale cultivar Zhangliang chromosome 8A, Zo_v1.1, whole genome shotgun sequence genome:
- the LOC122009860 gene encoding pentatricopeptide repeat-containing protein At4g20770-like, whose translation MGHSSLARLADLLQRCIGKRCHLKGRAAHAHILAVGLSADTFLSNRLIELYARCHRLDYAINVFRSIPFPNVYSWNAVVSACSKSGDLELARHLFVQMPDKNVVSWNTMIGALARGGFEDAALDLYYSMARKGLQPSNFTLASVLSACGCLMALSDGRRCHGLAVKIGLDANLFVENALLGVYAKCGSTDDAFKVFYAISQPNEVSFTTMMGCMMQGGSVGHAVRLFGKMHKGGINIDPVAVSSVLIACARAEEDEHYPYNYGLLLGQSIQALAIKYAFETDPHVGNSLIDMYAKTGNIDEAELAFRTLPSITVVSCNVLIAGYGQQGNRKKAMDLLELMQQHGIEPDEVTYVSLLAACVKARDIVSAQEIFDKIPEPDVRSWNAILSGYCQEDSYDRAIELFRKMQFLNVLPDRTTLALILSSSSAIGLLNFGKQLHAASIRIFRHDDLFVASGLVDMYSKCGHIVAAKQVFDRMSERDVVSWNAMITGFAHNSHNKEAFSVYKRMCQNGFYPTESSYASVVSSCARLSPLPQGRQIHAHTTKDGYESHVYVGSALIDMYAKCGEVDEARLFFDTMMTKNVVSWNEMIHGYAQNGHGENAVELFELLLSTDEKPNSVTFVAVLAACSHAGMVDKAIRILHTMKKDHDIEPLVDHYTCVIDSLGRAGRLVEAEELVDKMPYTDDPILWEVLLSACAVHGNANLGRHAAEHLFQIDPSNSSPYVLLSNIYASLGRWDDASAIRALMSDRGVKKNRGYSWIDNKNGVRAFMVDDDQRVIESDGKSVHFG comes from the coding sequence ATGGGCCATTCGAGCCTCGCCCGCCTTGCCGACCTCCTCCAACGTTGCATCGGCAAACGATGTCATCTCAAAGGTAGAGCCGCCCACGCCCACATCCTCGCCGTCGGCCTCTCCGCCGACACCTTCCTATCCAACCGCCTCATCGAGCTCTACGCCCGCTGCCACCGCCTCGACTACGCCATCAACGTCTTCCGGTCCATCCCTTTCCCCAATGTCTACTCCTGGAACGCTGTCGTCTCCGCTTGCTCCAAATCCGGTGACTTGGAGCTGGCACGCCACCTGTTCGTGCAAATGCCTGATAAAAACGTTGTGTCCTGGAATACAATGATCGGCGCCTTGGCTCGCGGTGGTTTCGAGGATGCAGCCTTGGATTTGTACTATTCCATGGCGAGGAAAGGACTTCAGCCATCCAACTTTACCCTTGCCAGTGTCTTGAGCGCCTGCGGTTGTCTCATGGCTTTGTCCGATGGCCGCAGGTGCCACGGGCTCGCCGTCAAGATAGGACTCGATGCGAATTTGTTCGTGGAGAATGCTCTGCTTGGAGTGTATGCAAAATGTGGGAGCACAGATGACGCATTTAAAGTGTTTTATGCTATATCGCAGCCTAATGAGGTCTCATTCACCACCATGATGGGTTGCATGATGCAGGGCGGCTCTGTTGGGCATGCAGTTAGGTTGTTTGGGAAAATGCACAAGGGTGGAATAAACATTGATCCGGTTGCTGTGTCGAGTGTCTTGATTGCTTGTGCTAGAGCAGAAGAGGATGAACACTATCCTTATAATTATGGTTTACTGCTTGGTCAATCAATACAAGCTCTTGCAATTAAATATGCCTTTGAAACAGATCCTCATGTTGGCAACTCATTGATTGATATGTATGCCAAAACTGGGAACATTGATGAAGCTGAGTTGGCTTTTCGTACACTGCCAAGCATTACGGTTGTTTCATGCAATGTTTTGATAGCTGGATATGGTCAGCAAGGTAACAGAAAAAAGGCTATGGACTTGTTAGAGCTGATGCAGCAACATGGAATTGAACCAGATGAGGTCACTTACGTCAGTTTGCTTGCTGCATGTGTGAAGGCTAGGGACATTGTGTCAGCTCAAGAGATATTTGATAAAATACCAGAACCAGATGTTAGATCATGGAATGCTATACTATCTGGATACTGCCAGGAAGATAGCTATGATAGAGCAATTGAGCTATTTAGGAAAATGCAGTTTTTAAATGTTCTACCTGATCGAACTACCTTGGCCCTTATTCTTAGCTCTTCCTCAGCTATAGGACTTCTGAACTTTGGGAAGCAATTACATGCTGCTTCAATAAGGATTTTTCGTCATGATGACTTATTTGTTGCAAGTGGACTGGTGGATATGTACTCAAAATGTGGACATATTGTGGCTGCAAAGCAGGTTTTTGATAGGATGTCAGAGAGGGATGTTGTGAGTTGGAATGCGATGATAACTGGATTTGCACATAATTCTCATAACAAAGAAGCCTTTTCTGTTTACAAGAGGATGTGTCAAAATGGCTTCTATCCTACTGAATCTTCCTATGCAAGTGTGGTAAGCTCATGTGCTAGACTGTCACCCTTGCCTCAAGGTAGGCAGATACATGCCCATACAACAAAAGATGGTTATGAGAGTCATGTATATGTCGGGAGTGCTTTGATAGATATGTATGCTAAATGTGGTGAGGTAGACGAAGCACGTCTATTCTTTGACACCATGATGACTAAGAATGTTGTTTCATGGAATGAGATGATACATGGGTACGCACAAAATGGTCATGGTGAGAATGCAGTTGAACTCTTTGAACTCCTGCTAAGTACTGATGAGAAACCAAATAGTGTGACCTTTGTAGCTGTTCTTGCTGCATGCAGTCATGCTGGGATGGTTGACAAAGCGATCAGAATCCTTCATACAATGAAAAAGGACCACGACATTGAGCCGCTGGTTGATCACTATACATGTGTAATTGACTCTCTTGGCCGTGCTGGTCGCCTTGTTGAAGCTGAAGAACTAGTAGACAAGATGCCATACACAGATGATCCTATCCTGTGGGAAGTTTTGCTTAGTGCTTGTGCGGTACATGGAAATGCTAATCTTGGGAGACATGCTGCAGAACATCTTTTTCAGATTGATCCCTCAAATTCATCACCGTATGTACTTTTGTCCAACATATATGCTTCTTTAGGTAGATGGGATGATGCATCTGCTATCAGGGCATTGATGAGTGATCGAGGGGTAAAGAAGAATCGTGGGTATAGTTGGATAGACAATAAGAACGGAGTTCGTGCCTTCATGGTTGATGATGATCAGCGGGTGATTGAATCTGATGGAAAAAGCGTACATTTTGGTTGA